The genomic stretch TGTAGAGGTTGTTTGCGTATAATGAACCTGATGCGTCATTTCCCATGGCAACAATAATAGCGACGCCAGCATTCTTAATTTGTTGCGCCGTCGCTGTCACAGGGTCATACGATGGCAACTCTCCAGTCATTCCCCCATTGATTGACAGGGACATACTGATAATGTCGACCCCTTCTTCAAAAGCTTTGAGCATTGCCTGTAAGACTAGATCGGTAGTGCCCCCTTCTCTAGCACCCCCGCCTAAACCGCAGCCGAAGATGCGATAAGCATATAGAGATGCCTCAGGGGCAACGCCAGATATAGGGAAACCATCGGGGGCCTGTAACGGGTCCATCCCAATGATGCCTAGATGGTATTTTCTTAGCTActgcttatttattataggTAGCTTTGGAATTTCCTTTACTAACCTGCCACGTGTGTCGCATGGTCTGACTGAGGGCAATCAGAATATGGATCGGCGCTGTCGACCAAAGCCCCTTCATCCGTAATAAAAGAGTATCCGCCGGCAATTTTCTTCCCACTTCCAAAGCCTCCGCCAAGAGCAGGGTGATTGTAATAAACTCCAGTATCAATGAAGCCGATACTTATTCCCTGACCCTTTATACCTAGCGCGTGAGCTTTGTCAACACCACCCATTTGTAGAGTGAATCCCAAATCTCCAGAGACATCTTCACGGCGTGTAATCGACGAGCCAGCGCTTGGAGGAGATACAGATCTGCTTTTTATCCGAGGGACCTCATATTGAATAATATCGGCCACGCCGACGACGCCAGGTATTACGTCAAGGCGTGATTTTGCTTCATCCAAGTCACTGCCGCTAGGTATATCGATGGCGATGCCTGTGAATATCCCGGGAGTATGAAACGTACGCCTAACAGTATAgttgatggcgctggcgctcTGTGTAAAAGCATCCAGAGTGGTTGATTTCTCATCCAGTTCAATGATCAAAGCTCCGCCAGCTTTATCAGAGGAGCCTACCACAAGGACGGCTACTAGCGGAAGGAACAGTGAACGCAAGAGAATCATGGT from Trichoderma atroviride chromosome 3, complete sequence encodes the following:
- a CDS encoding uncharacterized protein (EggNog:ENOG41~MEROPS:MER0047718~SECRETED:SignalP(1-18)), with the translated sequence MILLRSLFLPLVAVLVVGSSDKAGGALIIELDEKSTTLDAFTQSASAINYTVRRTFHTPGIFTGIAIDIPSGSDLDEAKSRLDVIPGVVGVADIIQYEVPRIKSRSVSPPSAGSSITRREDVSGDLGFTLQMGGVDKAHALGIKGQGISIGFIDTGVYYNHPALGGGFGSGKKIAGGYSFITDEGALVDSADPYSDCPQSDHATHVAGIIGMDPLQAPDGFPISGVAPEASLYAYRIFGCGLGGGAREGGTTDLVLQAMLKAFEEGVDIISMSLSINGGMTGELPSYDPVTATAQQIKNAGVAIIVAMGNDASGSLYANNLYIETFPGELSSVVAVASIANSNYPPGLYGNG